ACAACATACGCCCGTGACACAACATCCAGTTTACGCTGGTCTTAACAAGCTCACACTGGACCAATGCAGCAGAGATGAAATATGAAGCTCTGAATTTCACTGAACCTGGAAAGCTTCCGCAGACTCACTCTGGAGCTCTCTGCAGAAGTGTGGTCTGCAACTTTGCCCACTACTGACCTACTTTGGGACTCGCTAAAGTTAGACTGAGTGAAGCTGATCTGAACTGTTGCTTTTGGGATCTGAAAGGTCAGAACTCACCCAgtcattctttaaaaaagatgCACTTTTCTTGAAGACAGCATGTGGTCAACTTCTCCTGTCTTCCATCAGAAAATAGCCATACAGTAGTCCACTGCTGCCATCTTAGACATATACAGAGCACCAGTTTctagaataaaacaatttatatcTGAGGACTTAAgactttatgtaaaatatataagtAATTTGACATGACAGAGTACTTCTATTCCACATTGCAGATTTACATAGGACAAGCCAATACGATGTTTACAAATATAgctaaaataaacttatttagtCAGTGAGGTGGATTTTAAAGATTTGTGGAAGTTCGTGACAGCCTATCCTGACTAAACtgagactaaataaaaaataattggttCAATTTCAGTTTGTGTGAACGGCTTAGAAGCTAAGCAAACGTCCATTTCTTGATGCATTTGCTTGATAGTGACAGACCAAATCCATGCTTTGCAATGTCTACTCAGACGGACCACATGTTGCTCTCACTCTGCAGACCGCATTCATAGCCCACCCCCGTTCAGATCATCTGGGTTCAAACCTCTCCCCTCACCAGCACTCGGATCAGTTTTAAGAAATCCAGCACAGTAGCAGCCCTATTTAAATCTCATAATTCCTATAATGTAACCGCGTAGCTCCCCGTAGTCTCCAAATAATATCggtattattttgtttgtgaaaaatgcAACAGTAAGTGTGAATGCAAGCCGTGTTTGAGGAATTAGAACATTATGTAACTCCGTGGAAGTCCCTCTCTCGTcgaacatcagaaaaaaaaaaaagttaaaatctgaaatacaaCTAAAGACACGAGCGTCTGCTTTAAGAGTACTGTCAGCTCTAGGAGcacaccccccaaaaaaacccttAATTTAAcctgtattaaaacattttaaatctttaaattaagcgcacaacttaaaaataatctaacaGGGAATACAAGAagatttatttacactttaGTAATGCCAAATCCCCGTCAGCCTGCAAGGAACAGCTCCAACATACGCGTTTCCAGAGGTCTGTGGATTCCACAAAAAGTGCCGCGACAAGCTCttcaaagtattaaaaatgtcCGTAAAGGTGGTTGGGAAGTTTGTGATGTTTAGGTTGTACTTGCTCTGTAGCAGCGCGTTCAGATGGAGGAGGGGATTCACGGAGAGAACTAAATGCAGCTCCGCCTGTTCATTCGCATTCATATTGAGCAATTACTCTACCCAGTATAgcttgctctttgtttttaacGGGTTTAGGAGACATGCATAAAGAAATGCTTCAAAATTTTAATAGGCCTGTATCTTATCCTTAATTTGAATGTGTAGAAGTAAAAGAgcacaccaaaaaaaattaataaaatcaaatgaaaaataaaaataataaaaaaaaaaaacatttgtggggTATATTTGGTAGAATATTAGTGAAAAGTGTATTTCAGTAGTTCAggtcaaaaagtgaaactcggATACAGGTTCATTACAAACGGATATATTTGTATTAGTGTCTTTTGatataaatattacataaaatattttttcaacacAAATATTGTGGCTTACAGTCTAGCAAAGACTGCTGACCTAACAGTCAATGGTACACAAGGAGTGCTGTATCAACACGCTGtaatggaaaattgagtggaagagAAAAGTGTAGTAGAAGCACCAGTTATTGACAGCAGGAATAAGAGAAATctacagaagagaaacaaagcCGATTCAAGTATTTGTGCCAAATTCAAAAGTCATGTTGACAAAATCTGTGCTTCAAGACCCACCCCACACTGACATCACAGACATGGCCACCGCTGACACATTCCTTGTATTATGCCACTCCTGTACCAGACAACATCAGAACCATCTTACCTGGGCTAAAGGGCAAACAGGCTCGACTGGTCAGAGATCCGAAGCAATCTAGCAGgcgaaaaaatattattaaacatgtcaatgttttctaaatttaaatatgtCTAAGGGgagaaatttaataaaatacactttataTTGGCAACAacacaagcaaaaatgtaaaaaatctaaGCAGAGTAATTATAAAGGAAGCTATGGGTGAAAAACATGACTGATTAATTGAAAAGGTGCGAAACAGCATAAAAAGTCTAGAAAACAGCTGTAGACCATCAGTACTTAGAAAGCATCCCTTTTgctataatataaaaaaaaaaacaaactcactgCACAAGAATCCATTGcagaagaaaaattacattgaAGCTGCTTTAAAGTTTGCTGTAGAACATTTAGAAAGCCCAGTTTATTACTAGGGAAATGTCAGGTTAAAGCTGAAATGATAATGACAAATGATATTCTTGATAAAAATTGAAAGATGAATCAGGTGTGGATTTCCAATTACGACAATAGtccaaaaaaacatgtctgtacAGATTTTGCAGAAAGGTAAACTGCTAGAACGACCAGACTGTTTTCTacaaactttaaagtttgtggtaaAGATCAGTCGTACACAGAAACCACAAAAATGTCATGATTTGAAGGGTTTGCGTGAAAGAAGAggtcaaaatcaaaacagacCAATTTATGACTAGTTTcttaaaacagatgttttgaagtaattacaaaaaaagtttctctACAAAATGTTTCATACATACTCCAATTATTTTCCTAGTCATTTTAGGagtaatttgcttttattttgtgttgaaaaCTCACAAAAATGGCTaggataaaactttaattttacattaaaaaaccCTGCATGTCTTTCAgctctgaagaaaaatatgaaaagccAGAATAGATGGCCAGAAGAGGTTGGCTATATTAGCTGAAATGAGCAGAATTGTTTCTGATGTGTACTTGAATATAAAACGAATCCAAGTAAGTTTTGGTGCTGTTGTACCTTAGACCTATACTTTCCCTTTAGGGCAGGAAGACGGCAATCATTTACAATCTATACTTTATTCACAGGCAAAAACACAATAGAAATATAACTTACAAACTACCAGAGCATTTTGGATGTGATGGAGGTGCTTATGGTTTAGACtggggtaaaaaacaaaacaaaaacaaaaaaagttacagaGCGCGAATAACTTTTACCTTTTCTCACAATCAGAGCAAATGGGTCCATAGAGTAAATGTTGGCAGTCAAAAACTCAAATGGTGGAGTTAAGACTTCAAAGAtggaatattttcaaaattgtacTCAAGATGACACATTTTTACTCCTATTAAATTAagggttttaaatttcttttcaaagtatACTTTCTGAGTTTGCAAGACAGAATTACATTTCGGCTTCGTGCCCATGGGCGTTCGAGAACGCTATacattatttacaatatttacaaaaagagTCCTCTAATCCTGTAGGTGTAACAAGTGCCGAGTTTAAATTCACATGTGCAAATACACATTTTCCTAGATTCCCCCATCGTTGGCGTTAAAATGTCCAGAGCAACACAAAATGTAGAGGAAAAAATAGTCTCtggttgttttctgttatttcactTCCATGAGCTGTTTAATGTCCTTAACGCCGTGCTCTTCTGCCACGGCGATGATGTGGTCCAGGGCGTTCACGCGTCCCAACATCCTCACCACTTCCCTTACTTGCTCCCTGATGGTAGGCATGGGATGTAAGAAATACATGTAAAACACAATATAACAACTACATTTTAACAAGGTATTTAGATGAAACAACAATAGAAGCTATTCCAATTGAGACAAACCGTCTTCAGTGTTATTTAGAGCTACTTGCCTAGTGGTGCGCCGCTCGTTATCAGACGCCCCCACACTGCTGCGGTGCAGTGTGTTGGCCAGGTGTGTGAGGTAGCGACACAGAGGCTCCAACTGGGGCAAGGTATGCTGGCCTTTCAGCCCAGAGAACCACTGGGCTGGCAAACACTCCATCACCTGAGAGGAGAACAGCAAATTATAACGCCGTGAATTATGTCACAGGGTTAAACATAGAAAAAGCTCACTACCTAATTTGTCAAGAGCTTTTCAAATGTAactaaatatctttaaaaaaataaatcaaattcaaaatgaaaaatgcatctGTGCTCAATATGTGGTTTGTTTTGACATGCAATGCTTATCACATCGTTTCAATTAAGCTAAGAaagaaacacagtttaaacTCTGCATAGCAGAAAAAGGATATTccaaatgcaaattattttctttatgtcttTAGAGCAATATTTAGAGAAGAGACTTgcaatctaatttatttataaagcactatttagagaagaaaacatttaggcCATTTCACATTCACAGAATTTAGATTGTGTTAATGCATGTTTATACAACAATGGAAAAAACTCCACACCGACTTCTCCCCTTCACATAATTGGAGGGACAGAAGACGgacagaaaaagacaacaagtcccaaacttttttttattttccatctgaaTTTCTCACCTTCTGGCACTTCTGCACATTCTCCTCCCCGACATCTGTGCTCTGCAGCGCAGACAAGATGTATCTGTTAAGAGTGCTGTCCAAAGCCAGGTCCTTCAAACAGGAATAGGATAAGATGCCATCCCACTGAATGATGTTGCCCAGTAGCTAtgcaaagagagagagcaaaaaagtcaaacattgtCCCAATGTTGTTCataaaaagttcagattttctgaatgaaatcaatccatcaagtttatttgtatagcacatttcagcaacatggcacttcaaagtgctttaaaccgtaaaaatgtaaaaaaacatcataaacacatcatATAATCAGCAGCTGTGAAAACCAACAATAGacataacattttatcaaatcaaCAATACGCATAAAATTTGTTGGtcaatattacatttattatggttaaaAAGCAACTCAATTGATTAGTGCATGTTACTCTGCAGTACAGTACTACTGCCACTTGTTTTTGATGATAATTTTTCtttcgacaaaaaaaaaagggcaattttgtatttttaaataaagtgcttttcaataaaaagcactttaatgtatttatgctTAGTCagacagaaatgatcaaatttaatTCCATAATCACCCTGACAACATAGGAACTTATGAGTTAGTTTGTCTTAATctgatttaagaaaataaaaacagcataaaaatgcCAATATTTGCACAGATACCTTCACACAGGACCAGAACTGTCGCTGGTAGAACAAGTATGCGCTGCTGTTCTTATTGTCCATCACACTGcataacagaaaacaagagtTGCTTATGATGATTAGATCCCCAAGAATTAAAACTAAGCTTCAAATTCTAACATTTCTCTGACGTACTTTTTAGGGTAAAGCGGAAGGAAGACATCCTCATCCAGAGTCCGTCTGGTTCGTAAGACTATTGTTTTCAAAAGCTCCTAGCAGACAAAGATAAGTTAGTTAGAATCATTTTATAACACTAAGCACATGTAGCTTAAATATTTTACGTGGCTGAAATAATTTGCATGGATCCATAAAAGCGTGCTCTACCTGTGTGTACTGGTTGTCTCCGTGCAGCACGGTCGGGTAACCTTCAGCGAGTCTGTGAATGAAGCTCACCAGCCTCGTTGTCTGACTGCTTGACAGCGGGTCCCACACTTGCTCTGCCAGCACTGCCACAAACAACACGACACATGTTGTACTCGTTTGGCCTCGGCAAACCAGTTTTAGTATCCCTTGCTGCTGCACAGGATTCACTACCTGATAGTTTGGAGAGAAGAACCTTCTCTACGATAGCAGGCAGCAAGCCGATATCCCCGTCGTCTTTTTCAAGCGTTCTGTGCTCCTCAAATCCATAAAACAGAAGCGACTCAAACCACAGCATGTACTCGAAGTTTGCACACGGCTCCTACatgaaagtaaaagaaattaaaacagagCTCAGAATTAAGGGTCTGGTTTTCAATCACAAAATACCATTTGGatgaacaaatgtttctttaccTCGAGGGGGTTCCACGTGATGAGCTGCATGCGAACTAAAGGGTTAAAGAGCTTGGGTAAGCAGAGGCCGATGTAAGCGTCTCTGTAGCAGTCGGGGTATTCCCTTCTCCAGACCTCAAAATGGGACTTGATGCAGTCAAGAGAATGAAAGTCCTCCACCGCATCCTCAAATATCTTTTTACTTTCTCCTTTGATGCGATCTGGATGGGACAAAGTGTGAGGACTGTTCATTTCTCAAGCTTTTTGTTGGCATTTCAATGCTCTCTTAAATAATTGgtatttttcacagttttgcaGAAATTACCTCTCTCCATGTTGAAGCTGGTGATATCCGTAGAGGTTTCCTCGTCATCAGAGGACAGGCCTTCTTTATGCTCAGCCCTTTTTCCATTCTGCTCTCTTGCTTGTCGCCGACGAGTTCTGGATCCACACACAGAAGTAAGAACTTTAAAATAAGTACCATAGTGACCAATtctgcaatttgaaataagtcAGTTTGACCTTCCAAAAATTTTAGAAACAATTTAACCTTcctaaatagatttttatattttctaaagtaaaaaaaagcttGCTTTAATATGTCTTCAGTTATGGGATATctgtaatataaaatattgcaaaCTCATAGttttacaaaaggaaaaaacgTGTCTACAACATTCCTGAGCAAAATTTGGATGGGGTAGAATTAATGCAAATGTTCTTTTCCAGTGAATGGTTTACTCCCAATTGGTTTGCTCTAACTGATCAAATACtatattccaaaaaaaaaaaacgaaatctGAAAGTTATAAAGTTGCTGTTTAGCGTTTCAGAAGATAGCTACAATTTAAATTACTAAGCGAGAACTATGcattcaatttattttccttgtggcttattattttttattttctcaactgAATTCTCATTCTACCTTACGCCTgaaagagcagaagagaaaaaaaaatgaagggaaaaGCAAATTATTGTCTCTATTAGTTTGATTCTTCCTCAATATAACCCTCTGAAAAATTACCCCCTCCGGTGGCTCTGGGGAGTATTGCAATCttggatgtttttaaagttgaaacCAGCTTCACACCCTGAGGAAGCTAAAGAATGAAGTCGTCCTACCTTCTTGCTTCTCTTTCAGCTATCCTCCTCTGCCGACTGTTCTCTTGGTATGCAGCACGGTCTCGACCGAATGAGTCCAGACTGGGCGCCATGACAGCtttatctgaaataaaacagggTGAATGTTAAAGCCTGAACTgaatagtggaaaaaaaaacccttgaactttttcctaTTTTGGGATGTAACCATAACAAGATAAGCTACATGTGTcgagaataaaaatgttaatgcatGATAAAAGTATTAGCCTGGTCATTTTAACTTACAAAGCAAACTAAAATATGTGACCCTTCCAATTCTTTCAGTATATGCAGCAATAAGCTCAATCTGTCAAAAACTGTgtaacatttcttaaaacttaCCGTGCTGCAACTGCAGACATGTTACAGAACATTATGTTACCCTGTTAATCAGAAACCAATGTTGTTtgacatcttttattttgttgctctttACTTGAGGCAAGTTAAAACATCCAGCTGCAAAAGTCAGCAACTCAGAAAGGTCTTTTCCCATCGTCATACATACTCAATCACACAAATCATCAATCACATAACTTTAATCATATTCCCAAGAATACTGCAATGTGTGCAGAATGGAGCAGGaatgtgaaaaacacacacacacgcgcaagCATACATTCAGATATAAGGGAAACTAACGAGGCCgtttcaaataaatcataaaaacctTCAAGATGGACTGACTTGAAAGGCTTGCAAACTCCGACGATTCATCTTTAATATCATCCTGTCTTCTCTGGACAAGCCGTGCAGCCCGTTGCCTTAGTAACTGGTGCATGGCAGCCTCCAGCTCCAGGACAGCAGGCACCTGAAAGATATGATGCtttctgtgacctctgacccagcAAAGGTGGGACTCCGAGTCAGAGGGGCTTCTTTGGTCGGACAACTTAAAAGACACATGATGGACAAAACactgctgggggaaaaaagatccttggagtaaaaaacaaacaaaaaaaaataataatttattcttaGAGCTGACTCCATCATGTTAACTTTGAATGTTGTAGACTGAAGTTGAGACAAGAGTGAAATGCAGAAGATACAGAAAGCATACCATTCCATTACAAACATTATATACTAAATGAGAAGAAACAGAACATGGTTTCAGATCCATTCATCAAAATCTTCTGTACACTATGAGCTGAAATCTGGTGCTGCAAGGTCAAGATTAAATGATTCTGTCTGGACATGCATGTTGCTGTAAAtatattagagatgcaccaatcagaaaGCTGTGGCAGATTTTTGTTCTCTGGCCTTTGTAAATCATGCCGATCTACATTTTGACCAATTCTGACTTCTCCCTCAGACCTTCATATCACAAGCAGCCATTAAAATTTTACATCATGGGCTGAGACAACATCATGGCGTGTTAAGAGAGCAGTTGCTGAAAAACAAGCTTTACTATTATTTAAGAAAGGACTAAATGTTTAGagttgaaataattaatttcctttAGCATCTTAAATTAGCTGTTAATGCAATTAGCGTTACAAAAGATGCACTTATTTGAATTCCCTAGAAAATATTGACTAACCTAAGATTCTCAAAAGGTCACCAAACTTATCAAAtcatgtacatttaaaaatagaaaaaagtgaTTATCTCAAAAGGTTAAAACTGAGCCTGTACTCCTTTCAGCCTTGCTGTTGTCTGCTGAAAATGTCACTCTCTTGAAACCTGAATaaaccagatttgttttgaaGATCAGTAGAAgacattcattttaaatggaTTCTTAAACCTTTGGGTATCCTCTGACAATTTTGAAAACCTCACATGCTTTGAACCAAATTCGCTCAGAACCAAGATTCAAAATGAAGAGTGTTGCCGTCAATGCACCTGGCTcttaagtaccgtattttccgcactataaggcgcacctaaaaaccttcaatttcctcaaacgccgacagtgcgccttatatatggaccaatattgagccacaacaggtctagcaactacggtaagcagccgccgacttcattttcgcccgtagaagaagtgcacggtgcatgctgggatagttgtcagaatgctggtttgttaataaagtttgactgacctatctacctaccgacctgataatcaggtcgtctgcaggtcatttagaaCCAcattctccacgaacatgctgtgcgcgaacggagaagggtgaccatcgtccggccacgccccggcccagtcgcagaaggctctACTCGCAGGCTGGAGTCGGACTGTTATATTGttattcactttagtgcagctccatctagtggatgcattacgtaactccagcctctcctgcagcgtctattctatgcgccttatatatgaaaaaagttttaaaataggccattcattgaaggtgcaccttataatccggtgcgccttatagtgcagaaaatacggtacatatACATGATGCAATAAATGACTGGAAAAAGATTTGTGAGTTTCTAACTGGATAGTTAGAAACTCACAAATCTAACTGTGACCTGAATATGACCTGACATATTTTGCCTCGTGGCCATTTCACGTGTAGGGTCAGGGACAGGTAAGCTGGAAACCATATAAATCCAGTCAACAGACAATTTCTCTGTTCATCTCTAAAATTTACAAAGATTTATCTTGAATGCAtgagatattttcattttattctacAAATCTGcactcatctttatttttttcctgatatgAATGAGCAGACATTCCCCAATTCACTACATTCTACTGtataagaaaaatactttttttccatGCTGCATGTGGATTACaatggaatttatttttaagacttcatctgtttaaaattcacataaaaGTTCCCAGATTACAGACACAAAACAGCAAGCAGCTTATCAAACTGCAGATAAATTCTCCCTTACCTTTTCACTGAAACACTCAAGCAAGTCTCCAACATACCCTCGCATCTCTTGCAAGAATTTATATCGATCTGCATTATCATTGGATGAACCCTCAAGCTGCAGGATGGTGCTCTCAGAGGCTTCTAGCTCATCTCTGATCTGTTCGTAGCGTTTGATGTTCGCGTTGTGGCCTGCATGCATTTGGGCAAGCCTAAAGACACATGAAATACAGGGGGAAAGAAGAGTTAAGGGTGCGTaagacagggagagagagacagtcAAAAAGAGAACAATCTAAACTCATAGTGGAGACATATTTTTTGCCTCGTGGCCATTTCACGTGAAGACAGCTTTGCTGGGTCATCAGGACCAACGCACATTGAGAGGGCAGCGGGTGAGGTGAGCACTGATATTAGACGTTGTGTCAAACTCTTGCAGAACCTACCTATCCTGCAGGCGCTTCTTTACCAGATCAATGGACACGGGGGTTAGATCACAAATAGGGGCCCCATAGCGAACAGAACCATTGTCAGAGAGGCTGGGTATCTTTCCAGGCTGTGGAGCCACTGAACTGTAGGTGAAAGGCATACTGTAGGAGGAGCCGTAGGGCTGAGTCTCATAGCTGTTTTGGTAGTAGGCTGTGTTGTCCTCTGGCTGACTGCTTTGAAcctgaccaacaaaaataaaacataagcttGATTAATATCACtgctaaattaaaaagcaacaacagattaaaaaaaacaacgacGTCGCAATGGTTCATACAAACTTTTCATGCAGAGATACGTTTCCAGGAGTAAATTAGCTCGAAGTTCTCAGTTCACTTTTGGGTgatttttaaagtacaaacacaaaagttcaaacaaaattatttctattgtGAGGCcaggctttaaaaacaaaaacagtaaaaaccaAGAAGGAAGCTTACAAGAAACATAAGAGAAGAAAGCACAAAAGTAAAAGGAGAGAGGGGAAAATAAGTTGAGAAGAAGAAAGTTAGGGAAGAAAGCAAatggaaaaggggaaaaaatgacagaatgaagcaagagaaaaagaaagaagctagAAATGAAAAGATGCAGTAAAATAAGGAAGGTAAAAACgaagaacaaaaagaagaaacagaaaaaagtagaGAGGGAAAGGAGATGGGAAGGATAAGTTTAAAAATAGGATTATTTCCATACTTTTTAAAGCAGTGCAGAAATATTTCTACCAAATTTTACAATCAAAAATTTCCAAAACCAAAAGTTTCATCTTTCTATCACATCTTCCTCAGATCAGAAATTTGATTTCCCAATAAGTATCTaacaaagaaacagacaaaTTTTGTTTCTCTAATTGAGAACCATTTCACCTGTTAGTGGAGCGGGATAAAAAGCTCAAGAATTTAAGATAACAACCTCCTGCCACTGCAACTCAAGATTTCCAAAACGACGCACGTAATTTCAAAAACCCAACATGAAGTCAGAATACTTCACTGCATGTGAGAGATGCTGCTCACCTGGGGAATGCTGATTCCTTTCCTAATCTGTTCTTGCTCCCAACGGCTTACTTCCTCATCTTGACCTGTATCCAGTGCTTCGTCATCGCTACCCTCAATACCTGCACGCATTTGGAGAGGACATCCATGTCAGCTGATAGCAATAATACGGGCAAATGTATTTGCAAAATTCAACACTTCATGGCAGTACCTATCTCTTCAGCGATCTTCTGCCTCTGACTTTTGTTCTTGACACCACTGAAGCGGATCCTCTTCTCGTCTTCATCTTCGTCATCGCTGCAGTCCCTGTCCTCTTGTGTCATACGTTTCGTCGAAGGCTCGGCCTCCACCAGAGGAGCTTCCCCTCCGAGCTCTCTCGCTAGCTGCCGACGCTTCCTTGCAGCGTGGATGAATGCTGCATCAGGGATCTCTCCTGAGGGTAGAATCAGGACTTATTAGGTTGTCAGCACTTGTGCACTTATACATGTGAATACGATAACATTTTTCAGGCTGTCAGTTAGTGAGGgacttaacttaaaaaatatgacaGCTAACTCCATGTGAACCAGCTAAACCAAAGAGTTTTGAAGAGAAGGTTTTGAAATAGGAAGAGTACCTGGCTTCAGGCTAGTGAGGGATGACAGTGTGTTGAATGATGATCCCACGTTCCTGCCCCTGGACAGTTGACCCCCTTGGGCTTTTGCTTCTTCGTTCTGTTCATCTCCACTCTCCACTTCCATCTCCTCCTCTCCGTGTTCACTGTTGCCTCTGCTGATAGCCTCCTCTTTCACAGTAAACACAGGCTGAGGGGGAGCGTCTGGGGAATACATGCGTCAAATGGTAATCTTAAAGGAAAAGCATGTTTTGACTGCACCATATTTATTACTGCAGCAAATCTGTATATATTCCAACTCGCATTTGAACAGTCTGTGAAAGCAGAGGCAATCTAGAGCCCAGGGGTACA
The DNA window shown above is from Poecilia reticulata strain Guanapo linkage group LG14, Guppy_female_1.0+MT, whole genome shotgun sequence and carries:
- the paxbp1 gene encoding PAX3- and PAX7-binding protein 1, whose amino-acid sequence is MFKRAKRANLRRRNDSDEDELEESQPQSFAPTSFGPVVEIPFIETSGAPSSEENCFSNGFLSNLNTMRPVKKEKKCKEVPVVVPPTKASLLSFDDDEEGSEVFRVKKPNHSKKIVKQLKKEYKEDLQKSGNVKQETKSDAPPQPVFTVKEEAISRGNSEHGEEEMEVESGDEQNEEAKAQGGQLSRGRNVGSSFNTLSSLTSLKPGEIPDAAFIHAARKRRQLARELGGEAPLVEAEPSTKRMTQEDRDCSDDEDEDEKRIRFSGVKNKSQRQKIAEEIGIEGSDDEALDTGQDEEVSRWEQEQIRKGISIPQVQSSQPEDNTAYYQNSYETQPYGSSYSMPFTYSSVAPQPGKIPSLSDNGSVRYGAPICDLTPVSIDLVKKRLQDRLAQMHAGHNANIKRYEQIRDELEASESTILQLEGSSNDNADRYKFLQEMRGYVGDLLECFSEKVPAVLELEAAMHQLLRQRAARLVQRRQDDIKDESSEFASLSNKAVMAPSLDSFGRDRAAYQENSRQRRIAEREARRTRRRQAREQNGKRAEHKEGLSSDDEETSTDITSFNMERDRIKGESKKIFEDAVEDFHSLDCIKSHFEVWRREYPDCYRDAYIGLCLPKLFNPLVRMQLITWNPLEEPCANFEYMLWFESLLFYGFEEHRTLEKDDGDIGLLPAIVEKVLLSKLSVLAEQVWDPLSSSQTTRLVSFIHRLAEGYPTVLHGDNQYTQELLKTIVLRTRRTLDEDVFLPLYPKNVMDNKNSSAYLFYQRQFWSCVKLLGNIIQWDGILSYSCLKDLALDSTLNRYILSALQSTDVGEENVQKCQKVMECLPAQWFSGLKGQHTLPQLEPLCRYLTHLANTLHRSSVGASDNERRTTREQVREVVRMLGRVNALDHIIAVAEEHGVKDIKQLMEVK